A DNA window from Argopecten irradians isolate NY chromosome 10, Ai_NY, whole genome shotgun sequence contains the following coding sequences:
- the LOC138332665 gene encoding uncharacterized protein, with amino-acid sequence MVRLENFHQYLGLFKGHTERYRHIRVVLTGRDGAGKTTLCRRLKNEYVDIKTRQPTVGASIDPSWFTIDLQDKIWDHDDNQLPTNVMQNRLGATMRSQQQTVVYERSTTRSYDNTPQDDAEIEAVLSASKSTSPDRAYLSLWDMGGHSAFQASHSVFFSSHGVYLLVFRLTDFLRDALETDRLKKWIRLIGTFSSVELNAPKLRTHAPPIIFVGTFLDELKRTTHDYDKQIVAITQSISKFPELSDLHFVRFCTVDNSLGNKEADLKKLRDLIIQSAEHQDQWDRPLPTTWLKLELDIFKKREKGTKILTLAEVIKMNKSSIAPLADEDEIMLALEYLHCTRSVIYFREFKHVVVDPQWLADFFSNFVTEECFLPKDDILLTRDLALYITKGELTQAIIDGLLGLKKNQAFLPFRSVLFALMEKFGLIVKLELSGSLTGQPHCTYSYTIPSKLMELQDINDIKDRMISLKQKQYPVSKTLCMVFGCYMPDELFQRIFASVLRKYKPGSLPIRYEQERTCENTTDSLNCLYNGFGCLKVNDLCEMILSMHVERSTIALTVFSTTESRLPSDSGRHVRLSVEHIINETLKMSSQQHFQFTHHLHCSSYLGSYDTPVHLYGVINSERGVPCKDGECHGKHRLAKNDAIYWGIKEGSGNSHEDDNTSRIGIDSTIFNRRPMPQELGRLSRLIEASRCDILFVELGLPLPEVEQAKCEARSLAGITAITKMFLKWTNTYPNQTLLDIKEAMEAVDMATDRINEVLEMDEDLADQDIVPIDIWTRAPSDKEIRRIVPNIGNTFYNLCLELGLSPPIIEQHEIGHPITFQSRMCALLQCWVDEFQTDATIGKLLTAMKVCRIDWYTTAQILSQESDASEASEDHASWFKCGIL; translated from the exons ATGGTTAGGCTTG AAAACTTCCATCAATATTTGGGACTGTTTAAAGGACACACAGAACGTTATCGACACATACGTGTCGTTCTTACCGGCCGTGACGGCGCAGGTAAAACTACACTATGCCGTCGCCTAAAGAATGAATATGTGGACATCAAAACAAGACAACCGACTGTGGGAGCCAGCATCGATCCCTCATGGTTCACTATCGATCTGCAAGATAAAATATGGGACCATGATGATAACCAGTTACCAACTAACGTGATGCAAAACCGATTGGGAGCAACAATGAGATCTCAGCAGCAAACAG TTGTATATGAACGCTCAACGACCAGATCATATGACAATACGCCACAAGATGATGCTGAGATAGAAGCAGTATTGTCCGCATCAAAATCAACAAGCCCTGATAGGGCTTATTTATCCCTGTGGGATATGGGAGGACACTCAGCTTTCCAGGCGTCACATAGTGTATTCTTTTCGTCACATGGCGTTTATCTTCTGGTCTTCAGACTCACCGATTTCCTGAGAGACGCATTGGAGACTG ATCGACTAAAGAAATGGATTCGCCTAATTGGGACATTTTCCTCTGTTGAATTGAATGCTCCAAAATTGAGGACCCATGCTCCGCCGATCATTTTTGTCGGCACGTTTCTTGATGAGTTAAAGAGGACAACACAT GACTATGACAAACAGATAGTGGCTATAACACAGAGCATCTCGAAGTTCCCGGAACTTTCGGATCTCCATTTTGTCAGATTCTGCACAGTCGACAACAGTCTCGGTAACAAGGAAGCCGATCTTAAAAAACTCCGAGACTTAATTATACAGTCAGCAGAGCACCAAGATCAGTGGGACAGACCACTGCCCACAACATGGTTAAAGTTAGAGCTGGACATATTCAAGAAAAGAGAAAAAGGAACGAAGATACTCACATTGGCAGAGGTGATAAAAATGAATAAGTCATCGATTGCTCCCTTGGCAGATGAAGATGAAATCATGCTTGCTCTGGA ATATCTCCACTGCACAAGATCTGTGATTTATTTCCGAGAATTCAAACACGTTGTCGTTGATCCCCAGTGGTTGGCAGATTTTTTTAGCAACTTCGTCACGGAAGAATGCTTCCTACCAAAGGATGACATTCTGTTGACCCGCGACTTGGCATTGTACATAACAAAGGGAGAACTGACTCAGGCAATAATTGATGGTCTCCTGGGTTTAAAGAAGAACCAAGCTTTCCTTCCTTTTAGGTCAGTTCTTTTTGCCCTGATGGAAAAGTTTGGTCTGATAGTGAAGTTGGAGCTATCGGGATCGTTGACAGGACAACCACACTGCACATATTCATACACCATTCCGAGCAAACTTATGGAGCTACAGGACATCAATGACATCAAAGATAGAATGATCAGTCTCAAGCAAAAACAATACCCAGTCTCCAAAACATTATGCATGGTGTTCGGTTGTTATATGCCTGATGAGCTGTTCCAACGAATCTTTGCAAGCGTTCTGAGAAAGTACAAGCCGGGATCACTGCCAATAAGATATGAACAAGAAAGAACTTGCGAGAATACAACTGACAGTTTGAATTGTCTGTACAATGGTTTTGGCTGTTTAAAAGTCAATGACCTTTGCGAAATGATTTTGTCCATGCATGTAGAGCGATCCACGATAGCCTTGACCGTCTTCAGTACCACGGAATCAAGACTTCCCTCGGATTCCGGACGACACGTGCGACTATCAGTGGAACATATCATCAACGaaactttgaaaatgagcaGTCAACAGCACTTCCAATTCACGCACCATCTGCATTGCAGCTCTTACCTAGGATCTTACGATACTCCTGTACATCTGTATGGCGTCATCAATTCAGAGAGGGGTGTACCATGCAAAGATGGAGAATGTCACGGAAAACATCGTTTGGCAAAGAATGATGCAATCTACTGGGGCATCAAAGAG gGCTCTGGAAATTCACACGAGGATGATAATACATCAA GAATAGGAATAGATTCTACCATATTTAACCGGCGGCCGATGCCACAAGAACTTGGTCGTCTCTCGCGTCTGATTGAGGCCTCTAGATGTGATATTCTGTTTGTGGAACTTGGCCTACCTTTACCAGAAGTTGAACAAGCCAAGTGTGAAGCACGGAGTCTTGCTGGAATCACAGCTATCACCAAAATGTTTCTGAAATGGACGAATACCTACCCAAATCAGACACTCTTGGATATCAAGGAGGCAATGGAAGCTGTTGACATGGCGACAGATCGTATCAATGAAGTCTTGGAAATGGACGAGGACTTGGCTGACCAAG ATATTGTCCCGATCGACATCTGGACACGAGCTCCCTCTGATAAAGAAATCAGGAGAATCGTTCCAAATATTGGAAACACATTCTACAATCTCTGTCTCGAACTCGGGTTGTCTCCTCCAATCATAGAACAGCACGAGATTGGCCATCCAATCACTTTCCAGTCGAGAATGTGTGCCCTCCTTCAATGTTGGGTAGACGAGTTCCAGACTGATGCGACTATTGGTAAGCTATTGACAGCGATGAAGGTATGTCGAATTGACTGGTACACTACAGCGCAGATTTTGTCACAGGAAAGTGATGCAAGTGAAGCAAGTGAAGACCATGCAAGCTGGTTCAAATGTGGTATTCTATGA